A segment of the Colletotrichum destructivum chromosome 3, complete sequence genome:
TAGGCCTGGCAAAGAGCCTGTCTTTTCTTCCATCTGCCGCTGGGCTTTGATGACCGGACACCCCTGTCCTCGTCAACGCTTTCGTCAGATGATTGGCGTTGATCGGCTCGCCCTCTCGGCTGTGTGCCTGGAACGCCTCGCCCAATCGGCTAGCCTCAACCTGTCTGGGTGTTCAtaagccccctcccccctcctcctggaACAGATGTCGGCAGGGGGGGAGGCCACACGTGGTAGAGAGAAGGCATTAAGTCTCAGCGCTCCGAGCTTGAAGGGCCCGCAGGCCTGGCCGCCCCAGACAGCCAAACAGCTCTTGTTTCTTTCATCTTGATCATTCCACAACAGGGGCCGAGTGACCAGTGCAGCTCCGTTGTCGTCCGGTGGCTGGAGCAGCCCCGTCTCAAAGCGCGGCGACTTGCTAAGCAAGATTTACCTGGACCGGTCAAGCTGCGAATTAAACTTCACTTTCGATAAACCCTCATACTTGCACACTATCTTGGAGTGATATTCATGATATATCCCCTGGTCGGCTGCTCTTATCAGCTGCCTGAATGAGACAAGTCCCGGTCGAAACCGTTGCTATCCAGCCTCCCATGGCGCAACCTTGGCCTTCCTGTGGTTACTCAGTGCTTGACAAGCTGGTGTCTCGAAGCGTCAGCCCCTTTGCCATACCCGGGTTTAGGGCTCGATGCCAGGCCTGAAGCTATCAGGTATGCGTATCATAGGAGCAAGACCACACCAGTCACGATCAGCGAATAGCGATAGCGCTCAAGGCCCTTGGCATTTCGGGGTATAGCCGGCGTTCCAAACACCATCCTTGATAACCCTCATAAGGGGATCACGTGGCAGGACGTTCCGCGTCCTTATTGGCAAATCGAAGGTGGTGGGCGACGAGCGGCATCAAGGAGATACTCTCGCTGCTACACACGCAGGATTGGGGTGAACTACTTTGGCAAGGGCGCATCCGATTACCAGCGGCTACATTCTCCCGGTACAGGGAGCTAAGATATAAATACGAGGGATCGGCAAAAAAAACAACCGCGTTTATTGAGAAAAAAGTGGCCATGTCGAAAAGAGTTTTGTTGCGGCTATTGGGCTTCTGCTGTGGGATGGTTCTGGcccaaaaagaagaagaaacggAAGAAGGGTGGGAAGCTCTACATGACTTCGATAGAAAACGTGGCAAACTCACCTGGTATGGCCTGCCAAGTCGTCAAAGTTCAGGTGAGTGGCCCCTCCGGGTCGAGGATGTTCCAAGATGCAGTTTTGAGTTGTCCCTTTCCACCCTACGGTCTTGTCCTGATGTTTCACGTCATCCCATGATAGCCGCGGTTCTGACTAGCGTTGGAACAAactttgtctctctcttcctctctctcttccttttccttttccttcatTTTTTGCCCACATTAATATCTGATGAAGTGCTGCGTGGCACCCCCCGCCTGGAAGGGACGAGTGAGTATGTCGATATCGGGGCGCGGGACGAACGAATGAGGCTCGGGGCACGATTCAGTCTCGAGTTTGGCTCGCGGGAAATCGTCCAGAGAATGAGgcaatggggggggggggggggcagccTATTGTTTTCGGGTCGCGTTGTCGAGGGTGTGGCGACCCGACCCGATCGTCCGGCCAAAAGTTCCCTTCACCCACGTGCTGTTGAAATGGTCGCAGGGTCCGGGGGGAAACTCCTTCTCACCTGGAAACGCTGGTCTCGATTTCATCCGTCTCGATTGAGTCTGACTCGGAGCGAGGACTGCATCCCGCTCGCATCTTCAGATCCCGTTGCCATCTCCGGTCGGCAGCACGACGGAGATGGTGCCTCGGGCTTGCTCATTTTTGCTTGGTAGTCCGTGTCCGTACGAAAAGTGAGGAAGGCCGTGGACCAGCATCAGTCAAGTGAAGGGAGAAGGATAGGTAAACCAAGGTCGCCGAGAGGTGATCAAGACATCGGTATGTTTACATGAAAACTGCCCGATGTCCTGCCGGCCGCGCCATCTTAGCGCCCGTCTCATCCGTGCGGCGCCCGGCCGTACTGGCCCATCTTTGTGAGCGGCCTGCAAGGTGCAACAACACCACACTCGCGGCTTCGCGATAGACATGCGGCCCGGCTGCAGTCATCTCGAGGATCTGATCAAGCACCTTCTCGGGTTTCGTCATCTAGAAGTGGTggtaggtgtgtgtgtgtgtgattgGTCAGCATCAATGAGTTTGGGCTCGTGAGATGTTGTCGTCACGCAAGGGGAGGCAGCGGGGGCCCTTCCCACCAGCTGCTGAGCAACGACGTGCAGAGAACGAGCCCTGAAAAGCCGTGAGTAGTTAtttcgacctcgccatcggGCTATCTGCGTGAACAGGGTAATTTAAGACAACCTGGGTTCCAGCGCCCTTTCTCATTAAGGAACAGTTTACAACCCCAGTCAAGCAGTTGTTCAAGAAAATTCCTTAAAACCGAAGACCTGACATTATGTCTTCCACGGAAACCGTTGCCCTCTACGGCCACGGCAAGCTCAGATTCGGTTCTGGCCATCTTACTGACAATCGACCCAAAGGCTACACCCCTAATCCGGCGAAAGTGGCCATGAtcctggaggagctcgagctTCCCCCTGTGAGAATGCGCGTGTGTCCCAGCCCGGCgagcaaacaaacaaaaacGACGCTGAAAATGGCAAGGCAACCACGCTGACAGAGACGACCACAGGAAGGTCAtggtcgacctcgccgtcgtcaaggaggagcCCTACGTCTTCATCAACCCCAACCGCTGCCTGCCGGCCCTTAGGGACCCGAACTCGGGAGTTCGCCCTCTGGGAGTTCGGCGCCATTATTGAAGTGCCTTGTCGAGACTTACAACGCCAGCGGCAGGGTCTCGcatccgtcgtcgccgcaACAGTTTCTCGTGAAGAAGCGGCCGTGTTTCCAGATATCGCGCCAGGTTCGtagcccccctcccccccttctcccctttGCTTCCGGTGGTTCGCTCCTCGCTCCCACCTTCGCGACAGCTTTCGTGTGGGTACGTGTTTCTATTCTGTTGTGAACACACCAGAAAACAGACGCCTTATCCGATGTGATGTAGGGCCCCTACTTTGGCCAGCTCAGCTGGGTCAAGATCCTCCACTCAGAGGACGTTCCTAGCGCAAAGCAGCGCTACGAGGAGCAAACCGTCCGCATCCTCTCCGTCCTCTACCGCGCCCTCGGGGGGAAGCAGTACCTCGTCAGAAACAGAGCGTGCGTTTGACCCTACCTACCCCTGCTGTCCGCCATTCTCAAGTTCCCTCTTTCGCACTTGTCCCTGATCACGTTCTCAACTCACCCAGGCTCTGGGCCCACTGCTGTGCAAACCGAAGAACTGACAAGACCAAAAACCTAAGAATCTACGTTGACATGGCCTTCAAGACTGGGAACTAACTCGCCCGACGTCTACGTGGTATCTCCTGAACAGCTAAGTGGGACATCGACGGCAAGTACCCCGACTACGCCGACTGGACCGCCCGGGTCCGCGCCCGgcccgtcctcgacgacgtcttgAAGACCATGAGCAGGCGGCGCGctgagaagagggagaagaaccGAGTCGCAAGGTGCTTTGACCGGGCCGGCAGTACCGCGTGGTAGCGGGAGGCTTGTGATGGACTCGGTGTGCCGCCAGCCGGCTGTGCAGTCATCATTTCTATTCCAGTGAGCTACGGCTAATGCTAATTTCCCACCTCCAGTCCTGTCCTTTCCAATGCCTTTTCTTCTACTCGCAAGCCTTCATAATTCGCTCGTCATGGCCGTTTGCATACCCGACTCGGCCCATGTACAGGGAGGGACCACAAAGACTAAATCGCGATCAACGACCAAGACTCCAGGGTTCATGCACACTCTCACTCAGGCTGGGGCCGCCGAGCTACCTATCTAGATGCCCATTCCCTATTCACCGTGTCTCAAGCAACCCATATCGACTCGGCATACAAAATCACAGCATCCtgccacccctccccccactTACAAGCCAGATGATGGTTTATTTCCAGTCGTTCAACCCTGCCCACGGATCGCTGTTTTGCTGAGGCTGAGCCGACCGCGGATGCGCGCTTGATGGATACGCACTATGGGGGGTTTGCTGCTGGTAGTTCTgtgactgctgctgctgctggtaaTCCTGCTGACCGTAGAATGTC
Coding sequences within it:
- a CDS encoding Putative glutathione S-transferase domain superfamily, whose translation is MSSTETVALYGHGKLRFGSGHLTDNRPKGYTPNPAKVAMILEELELPPVMVDLAVGPELGSSPSGSSAPLLKCLVETYNASGRVSHPSSPQQFLVKKRPCFQISRQVRSPPPPLLPFASGGSLLAPTFATAFVWGPYFGQLSWVKILHSEDVPSAKQRYEEQTVRILSVLYRALGGKQYLVRNRACV